TTTTATATGTTAAACGTCTCGGTGAACACAAGTCCACATAAGCCGAGTGTTTACTTTGGGGGTCTTGCTCTCGGTAGAAGAGGCAGATGGGCTGATGAAGGGCCGTGATGCATACagatgataaaaaataataataaattagaaaATAAAAGTGTCCAGTACTTTAAATACCAACATCTTGTGTTTAAGTACATTTGAGCTGTGTAATTGAGTAATTACATTATCCCACTTTACCAGTTTTATTTACTAGACTATTTAGTGCTTTTATctactttaaatgtaaacacaacacAATGTACATTAAGGGGTTTTTATTTAGAATAATGAACAAATAAGTTTATAAACATAATTGAAGATGAGATAAACTCTCCAGTATTTGAAGGTCTTTCTAGTGGAGAGGCAGAGGTTATGTGATCACCTTATTTCAACAccttttggtttgtttgttttaaatatttatagataatttttatattattacagaTTTTTATATCCATATTATTgtattcattgattattttggCTTTTTATTTGGGACCACTGTCTtgtaaatgtcagtttaggCATCTTGCAATCATACATGCAACCCTTTTTATGTTCTTTTAACACAGTGAGTTGCATTATTGTCAaatatttctatttttgtttaaCCCTTGTTCAGAATTATCTAAATGCAGGTGCacaaattttagacattttcacATCTATGGGCTTCTATGTGCAGAGTATGTTTTATGTGCATTATCGTTGCTGCTGATTAAAATAATAGCATATATGATTGTAagcatacaattactgactgtagcccatctgtacACTTTTTTACCCCCTGTACCTTTTTTAAAAGGGACCCCCTACAGAACCACTATaccattcccagcactgcagggacactaACATTATACTGACACCTTTTTTGctgtgaaatatggtggtggcaTTATGGATTTCAGCATCAAAAACTGACATTAAAATCACTTTAATAGGAAAATAAATGGTATGCAGTGCATTAAAAACCTGCTTCCCTGTGCCAGAAAGTGCACAGTAAGAAGGATATTTAAGTACTGACCCTGGGTAACACTGACCCTGAGTAACACTGACCCTGAGTAGAGTGgtttcagttaaaaaaagaaagctgaTCTTAACTCCACTGAACATCTGTAGTAAGATATTTTTGTATATAAGACCAGGCCAAAATTGTTCTAATGTGTTGTGCAAAATAAACTGAGATTTACTTATGAAGAGTACTCGCTGTTATAGCTGCCAAATGTGACTCAACCAAGTACTAAACAAGTCTCCACCTTACAGCATCACCTTTTGTATTTAAATTAGATTTTGCTTTATCAGCCGAATCATGCagcaaataaagaaagaaaatgaatgatgtagtattttagactgcaggatattttgttaatcctgccatgtcacaattattcaacccctacataatattaCTGATCTTAAAACCCACTGCTAGTCTGTAGGACCTAAAATTTGGTTATAACATGATTAACTTATTGAGACCCAGTTATAtgaacaccacccagagattcaagtgttcaaTGTGTGAAGCAGtcatggtgaaaactaaggagctgctCACAAAAGCTGAGAAGAGCTCATTTCATTGCACAAAAAGGGCAATGGTATAAGAAGATTTCCAGAAGACACCATTGTCTGAAAGATCCAAACTTATTATGTAGCAGTAGACCAGCCTGGCCACAAGGTAAAAGCCAAAATTTTGTCCAGAGGCCTCAGTACTTCTGTCAGGACAATGAAGAAAACCCCCCAGTTTTACTACAATGTTTTGGGACACAGTTCTCCTGAGTGAcgaatcaaaactggaactgtttggtcGTATGGATGACTGATTTGTCTGGTGCAAGAAAGGCAAGCattatgaccagaagaatactCTCCCTATGGTCAGACATAAAGCATGAAACTGCCAATCTTGaccatgtgactggcatcatggatttaCAGAAATTTTTAAGAAACGTTCTGACTTCTGTGGTGACATTAAACCTTGGAACCAATTATATAAGTCAACGAAACCTTGTTTAAGGAATCGTCCTAGAATATTCTGGAGTGGAtcttctcagtctccagatttaaacccTGTCCCGGTGCTACAGAAAATGCTTCTTTATCTTCAGTGAAAGGGTCGGCACAAGTTCAGGTTTTGGAGACTGTTGATTCAGACCCTGTGTGAGATGAGCATTAGGCTGTAAACAGTGACCATGAAAAGACCGCAGTAGCAGCAGGAATGTCACACCATAGTGGTAAAAAAACACCTTGTCTAGTCCAGTACTCATGAATTCAGTGCCATTTCATAGCATGCCAAGAAGGTGGTGTCATAAAGGCTTTATGTTTTTATGCctaaaccccccaaaaaaatataaatttaagATATAATGAATTCCCCTGTACAGTCTGACCATATCTGCTGGTTGATAAACCCCATCGCTGGCCAAGTACGGCAGCAAGACAAGCTTCATACACCACATTCTACTCACTGATATAGATTCTCACAAAGAGTTTTAACACATCATTGGGGAAACAGATCACTACGCCCTCTGTATTTCTTTACCACCCGTGCCGGTGCCAATCAGCTTATATTTCTGTAGTATTTAAATTGTGTGAAATTGAAAGCAAAAAGAGAAGCAGCAACATCCAATACAAGTATACATCAGTGCAATTTAATAATGACGTACAATTctctacatttatatacacaatcAAAAAATCATAAATTACAGTATGAACAAAACAAAATGACTCTTTTGAGTTTGTTACAAGGCTTCTGTTACTCTGAATGTGATTTATTGTAAAATCATCCAGCAGACTGAGACTGAGAAGAGCAAAAGAAAATTCAGGGCAAAAGCGCCGCCTCACAGCAGTTATTCATCAATGAAATCTGTCAATACATGTTAAGATAAAGTGAGGGTGATGATGTAAGTTCTAGGGCAGATGTAGATCAGAGGCTAaaatactagactagtaatcaaaaggttgctggttcaagctgcaCCATATTAAGATGGATCAAGATTAATCTTtatagtttatttacattttcaggatttagcagacgtttttatctaaagcgacttacagttctttgacagtatattgtctaagcaattgaaggttaagggccttgctcaagggcccaacagtggcaacctggcagtggtggggcttgaaccagcgaccgtttggttactagtccagcaccgtaacctctaggctacaactgccttcagAAAAGTTTATAAATTCTGGGGGCCAAAGGTGATtctgttttgcattttcttaGATTTCATACAGTCATTCTTTCATCATTATAACTCATATAactattgattgattaattggtTGATTGATTCAATCAGTGCTCCACTTGGCAAAGATTAAAACACTGCAGATTATGATCAAAGCCAAATGGACGTTTAGTTAACCAAGGCATGTTTATCTTCTGATCCCTGTTCACAATggatatatacatgtatataaagAAATGCTTTATGGAACATTACATAGCCAAAATTCAGTCAACACCTGACCATAATGTTGTTGGACATTCAGATACATACCCGCCCTTACAGATATTAAAGCATTGACTCGTCTGGATTATGAAACACTGTCTGTGATTTATGGTAAAATCATCAACGTTTTCCGAGACAATAAACTTCATTGACCTCAAGTTCATAACGTGTAGTGATTGAAATGTATAAGAATGTCAGTTGTATAAGCGTATTTTGTCCATTACCTGGGTTAAACTAATAACTAATGAACAGTTTTATGCCCTGTTGACACATGTTGGTAGCGGATAATACGAATACTCTGATGAAAGTACTGAATGATCGACACTGGTCCTGGTGGGCATCATCGGCGGCCCATTCATCGATGAACTATAGCTGACTGAGCAGTGCATGGCATGTTCGTAAGTCTTCATGTCCAGTTTGTGGTGCTGCTGCTCGCTGGACATGAGGTTGTGGATGGAGAACGGGTGGTCGAAGGAGTACgtgtggtgctctggttttaGGTGCGAGCCGTGCATGAGCATGGGATGGTGTTGAGGCAGATGCTGAGGGAGATGGTTGTGATGAAGGTGATGATGATCACCATGGTGGTGGTCCTGGTGATCAGTCTGATGCTCTGGACTATGAACCTCTTTCAGATCAGACATTTCTGCATCTTTATTTGGAGACGTGTCTCGAGGAGGTTCCGTCTCATCGGGCAGTTTCATCTCAGACTCCTTGTCTGCCTGCTTGTCGCATTTGAAACGTTTCTGCCTGCGCAGATAGCATCCATTCTCAAACATATTGCCTGAATTGGGATGAAGTGTCCAGAAGGAGCCTTTACCTGGTTTATCTGGTGATCTGGACACTTTGAGAAAACAGTCGTTGAAGGAGAGCGAGTGGCGCACCGAGTTCTGCCAGCGCTGCTGGTTTTGGCGGTAAAAGGGAAACAAATCCATGATCCACTGGTAGATCTCGTTAAGTGTTAGCATCTTAGATGAGGACTGTTGAATGGCCATGGTGATCAGTGAAATGTATGAGTAGGGAGGTTTCGCATGTGTGTAGCTCCTCCGGTACCCTTTTATATCACGAGGCCTACCAGCAACCTgactgtttgtgtttatgtttggATAGGAAGCCAGGCTGGACGTCATCCCGGTGCACGTGTTGGTTCCAGTGTTTGTTGGGTGGCCGAGTCCTGCAGGCACGTAACTTGTCATGTTCACATTGCCTGCACAGCTCACATAGGCACCCATAGAGTTCATACCCAGTCCACTGGCCATGTTTCCAACTGATGTGTAGCACTAAAAAAGGAACAGAAAATACGTTAATAtattataagcagtaataacgAGTAATGAACTGTACAAATAAGTCATAAGCAGTAAAATATTCTCATATGAAATAGGAAGTAATAATTAAttgataaaaataattaattaagagATAGGTGACAATGTATTTCATAtaaattttaatgtaatttgaAAAGTTatcaagaaaagacaagacaaggttaCTATTCTTTTTTATGCTAATATTGACTACTCAAATTATagcatattaaatataaaaaatacaaatattacaaatataagAAACAGAAATACACAACAAAAATGagttataatgtaaaaaaaataagttaaaTGTATTGCTgacattatatttaaatattaataataataataataataataatagtagtagtagtagtagtaataataataataataataatagtgataataataataataataatagtaataatataataataataatagtaataataataataataataataataataatagtagtagtagtagttgtagtagtaataataataatcaattcatttgttttttgtttgtcatATTTGAAAACAATACTAGGGCTATATTAGGTTTATGACAATTTTATTAAAGGTATTATATAATAAAGTATAATCatatatacagaaataaatacaaataataacgtGTGGACATCATGTAAATGCATTTTACGACCAAAATCCTCAATTAAAGAAAAATTGTGTTCGTGTATTATAACTGATGTCTAAAACTGAATCatcttaattaaataaaaatatataattacagGTAAACAGAGACAACACTagatgtttatatttaaaaatcgaTTCTCGTTcattccttattttttattttgtggtctataagttaaataaaattgcctaaataaataaaacagaagtgGAGTTTTCTTATTAATATGTGCTCACAGTTTCGATAAACGAACAAAAACTTACTTatctatttttttgtatttttattaaacaaataaaatgcgcgtcgtggtgtgtgtgtgtgtgtgtgtgtgtgtgtgtgtgtgtgtttgtgtgtgtgtgtgtgtgttgcagtttTTCGAGTCAATATTTGATGACAGAGTTAATATTGTCTCAGCACTAACATAAACAGTGAGGAGGAAATAAAAGTACCTCAGGTTCAGAGTAATACGCGCTCCAGTCCGGCTGCTCATGATGCGCTTCCATCTTCATCGCTCCCAGCATCATGTAGAGTTTAAATCCACTTCAGAAGTGGAAGGAATAGAGGAGAACCTGCTAAAGACTGAAGCGGAGTGTGTTCAGCAGTGTGTGGTTAATTGAAGCTCATGTGAGACTGACTGAGATTTCAGGTTTCTGCGCTCTTACGCACTTGTGCGCTACGTCAGTGTTTCCCAATC
The sequence above is drawn from the Trichomycterus rosablanca isolate fTriRos1 chromosome 9, fTriRos1.hap1, whole genome shotgun sequence genome and encodes:
- the LOC134319760 gene encoding forkhead box protein A2-like — translated: MLGAMKMEAHHEQPDWSAYYSEPECYTSVGNMASGLGMNSMGAYVSCAGNVNMTSYVPAGLGHPTNTGTNTCTGMTSSLASYPNINTNSQVAGRPRDIKGYRRSYTHAKPPYSYISLITMAIQQSSSKMLTLNEIYQWIMDLFPFYRQNQQRWQNSVRHSLSFNDCFLKVSRSPDKPGKGSFWTLHPNSGNMFENGCYLRRQKRFKCDKQADKESEMKLPDETEPPRDTSPNKDAEMSDLKEVHSPEHQTDHQDHHHGDHHHLHHNHLPQHLPQHHPMLMHGSHLKPEHHTYSFDHPFSIHNLMSSEQQHHKLDMKTYEHAMHCSVSYSSSMNGPPMMPTRTSVDHSVLSSEYSYYPLPTCVNRA